In Pochonia chlamydosporia 170 chromosome Unknown PCv3seq00008, whole genome shotgun sequence, the following proteins share a genomic window:
- a CDS encoding amidohydrolase family protein (similar to Aspergillus flavus NRRL3357 XP_002383156.1), translated as MARVQLGFGWDFYFLPESITKAVFATVRSLGAKVITSHFIRHILDLDGRSLVSKLHSGGLLQSDILFSHAGGATLDDVNLLRQANCFISVTPNTEEAMQVGPAVPFRQNLSGVNEICSLGVDCHSATSSSLVNEMRQVLQMARGRDSEHHIQRGVQPADISRKTAEVFNMGTIQGARALRMEADIGSIKVGKKADIVLFDALSPSMYCAAQQDPVLAIVLHSSIRDVDTVIVDGCIRKRGGELLPVSFVDYETRDFGQTDRRVEWTEVAHHVMEMQKRFVAKTADYNLLELERTIRKNWGLA; from the exons ATGG CTCGAGTTCAGCTAGGTTTTGGCTGGGACTTTTATTTCCTGCCTGAAAGTATCACAAAGGCAGTGTTCGCAACAGTGCGCTCGCTGGGCGCAAAGGTCATCACTTCTCACTTTATTCGGCACATTCTTGACTTGGATGGGAGGAGTCTCGTGTCCAAGCTACATTCCGGCGGCCTACTTCAAAGCGACATATTGTTTTCCCATGCTGGTGGTGCGACACTAGACGATGTGAACCTCTTACGTCAGGCAAATTGCTTCATATCAGTGACGCCAAATACGGAGGAAGCTATGCAGGTAGGGCCAGCGGTTCCCTTTCGACAGAATTTGTCTGGCGTTAATGAAATCTGCTCTCTTGGTGTGGATTGCCATTCCGCAACTAGCAGCAGCCTGGTGAATGAAATGCGGCAAGTCCTTCAGATGGCCAGAGGCCGCGATAGCGAACATCACATACAACGAGGCGTGCAGCCGGCAGATATTAGCCGGAAAACAGCAGAAGTATTCAATATGGGCACGATTCAAGGTGCGCGTGCTCTGAGAATGGAGGCGGACATTGGAAGCATCAAAGTAGGTAAGAAGGCGGATATTGTATTGTTTGATGCCCTATCGCCAAGTATGTATTGCGCAGCGCAACAGGACCCGGTTCTGGCAATAGTATTGCACTCGAGCATCCGAGACGTCGATACAGTTATTGTGGATGGCTGCATTCGAAAACGTGGCGGTGAACTTTTGCCAGTAAGTTTCGTCGACTACGAGACGAGAGACTTTGGACAAACCGACCGACGAGTGGAATGGACAGAGGTCGCGCATCATGTCATGGAAATGCAGAAGCGCTTCGTTGCCAAGACAGCAGATTATAACCTTTTGGAGCTGGAGCGTACGATACGTAAGAACTGGGGGTTAGCTTAA